In one window of Macaca thibetana thibetana isolate TM-01 chromosome 5, ASM2454274v1, whole genome shotgun sequence DNA:
- the LARP7 gene encoding la-related protein 7: protein METESGNQKNVMEEESTEKKKEVEKKKRSRVKQVLADIAKQVDFWFGDANLHKDRFLREQIEKSRDGYVDISLLVSFNKMKKLTTDGKLIARALRSSAVVELDLEGTRIRRKKPLGERPKDEDERTVYVELLPKNVNHSWIERVFGKCGNVVYISIPHYKSTGDPKGFAFVEFETKEQAAKAIEFLNNPPEEAPRKPGIFPKTVKNKPIPALRVVEEKKKKKKKKGRMKKEDNVQVKEENMDTSNTSISKMKRSRPTSEGSDIESTEPQKQSSKKKKKRDRVEASSLPEVRTGKRKRSSSEDAESLGPRSKVKKIIQKDIIKEPSEASKENRDIEISTEEEKDTGDLKDSSLLKTKRKHKKKHKERHKMGEEVIPLRVLSKSEWMDLKKEYLALQKASMASLKKTISQIKSESEMETDGGVPQKTGMKNEKTNSEECPTQEKVNATGPQFLSGVIVKIISTEPLPGRKQVRDTLAAISEVLYVDLLEGDTECHARFKTPEDAQAVINAYTEISKKHCWKLEILSGDHEQRYWQKILVDRQAKLNQPREKKRGTEKLITKAEKIRLAKTQQASKHIRFSEYD from the exons ATGGAAACTGAAAGTGGAAATCAGAAAAACGTAATGGAAGAAGAaagcactgaaaagaaaaaagaagttgaaaaaaagaaaCGGTCACGAGTTAAACAGGTGCTTGCAGATATTGCTAAGCAAGTGGACTTCTGGTTTGGGGATGCAAATCTTCACAAGGATAGATTTCTTCGAGAACAGATAGAAAAATCTAGAGATGGAT atGTTGATATATCACTACTTGTGtcttttaacaaaatgaaaaaattgacTACTGATGGGAAGTTAATTGCCAGAGCATTAAGAAGTTCAGCTGTCGTAGAG CTTGATTTGGAAGGCACCAGAATCAGGAGGAAAAAACCTCTGGGGGAAAGACCAAAAGATGAGGATGAGCGCACTGTGTATGTG GAGTTACTTCCCAAAAATGTTAATCACAGCTGGATTGAAAGAGTCTTTGGGAAATGTGGCAATGTTGTTTATATAAGTATACCACATTATAAGTCTACTGGAGATCCAAAGGGATTTGCGTTTGTGGAatttgaaacaaaagaacaagCAGCAAAGGCAATTGAG TTTCTTAACAACCCACCAGAAGAAGCACCAAGAAAACCTGGCATATTTCctaaaacagtgaaaaataagCCCATTCCAGCCTTAAGAGTTGTGG aagagaagaaaaagaaaaagaagaagaagggccgaatgaaaaaggaagacaatGTCCAAGTCAAAGAGGAAAATATGGACACAAGCAACACCAGcatcagtaaaatgaaaagatCCAGGCCCACATCTGAGGGCTCTGACATTGAGTCTACTGAACCCCAAAAGCAatcctcaaagaaaaagaaaaagcggGACAGAGTTGAAGCATCGAGCTTACCTGAAGTCAGAACAGgcaagaggaagagaagcagctCTGAAGATGCAGAGTCCCTGGGTCCCCgatcaaaagtaaagaaaattattcagaaaGACATCATTAAGGAACCTTCAGAAGCTTCCAAGGAAAATAGAG atataGAAATCTCTACTGAAGAGGAGAAGGATACTGGAGATCTAAAAGACAGctctctcttaaaaacaaaaaggaaacacaagaaaaaacataaagagaGACATAAAATGGGAGAAGAAGTTATACCATTAAGAGTACTATCAAA GAGCGAATGGATGGATTTGAAAAAAGAGTATTTAGCGCTACAAAAAGCTAGCatggcttctttaaaaaaaacaatatcccaaataaaatcagagtcaGAAATGGAAACAGACGGTGGAGTACCTCAAAAGActggaatgaaaaatgaaaaaa CCAACAGTGAAGAGTGTCCCACCCAGGAGAAAGTTAATGCAACAGGACCACAGTTCCTGAGTGGAGTGATTGTGAAGATCATTAGCACAGAGCCTCTACCTGGCAGGAAACAAGTCCGG GATACTTTGGCAGCAATCTCAGAAGTTCTTTATGTTGATTTGCTTGAAGGGGATACAGAATGCCATGCTAGATTTAAAACTCCTGAGGATGCTCAAGCAGTAATAAATGCATATACAGAAATTAGCAAGAAACACTGCTGGAAACTCGAGATCCTTTCTG gtgaTCACGAACAAAGGTATTGGCAGAAGATTTTGGTTGATCGACAGGCAAAACTTAATCAGCCTcgggaaaagaaaagaggcactGAGAAg ttAATCACCAAAGCCGAAAAGATTAGACTGGCAAAGACTCAACAAGCAAGTAAACACATAAGATTTTCTGaatatgattga